From the genome of Vicia villosa cultivar HV-30 ecotype Madison, WI linkage group LG2, Vvil1.0, whole genome shotgun sequence, one region includes:
- the LOC131649493 gene encoding uncharacterized protein LOC131649493, with protein sequence MATENNLTTLIKRIMANNSLNTGLRRPNYTSPVADYILQTELPRGTKVPKFTKFSRDTSESTVEHIARYLTEADTWAHLERMFHELFYMGQTKISLKELASINRKFIEPIDDYLNRFRLLKSRCFTVVPEHELVEMAAGAEKAGENKNYKKERVAYVEAEDVEVETFDDSYGFDEVEIDLDELKEEPPYSCKLLTPSNGKNLVETDRNDKFPKKTYTFDVTKCDEIFDLLVKDDQMIDGRLKFADKGKNNMKVDADPLNVADTNYAEPVDINMVDVSKVDITEWEMVSAGSIESLNDNMILNTEIEGSFKSRTTEDLRLKLQNIRIPEVPPAGVNMVNIGQPLSEIEEPEKCLVKEKEKGNYGNPRTNESLKEYLWRCHEKNVGRMLMCPRCSIMLS encoded by the exons ATGgcgacagaaaataacttaacaacCCTGATCAAAAGGATTATGGCTAATAAtagccttaatactggacttcgacgtccaaactacacTTCCCCTGTAGCAGACTATATTTTGCAAACTGAATTACCTAGAGGTACCAAAGTGCCCAAGTTTACGAAATTTTCAAGGGATACTAGTGAATCAACCgtggaacacatagcccgatATTTAACAGAGGCAG ATACTTGGGCTCATCTTGAGAGAATGTTCCATGAACTGTTTTACATGGGACaaaccaagatcagtttgaaagaACTGGCTAGCATTAATAGGAAATTCATAGAGCCTATAGATGactatttgaataggttccgtttattaaaatcaagatgtttcacagtTGTTCCAGAACATGAATtggttgaaatggctgcaggcg CTGAAAAGGCCGGGGAAAATAAGAATTACAAGAAAGAGAGAGTAGCCTATGTTGAGGCTGAAGATGTCGAAGTCGAAACCTTTGATGATTCATACGGCTTTGATGAAGTTGAAATTGATTTGGATGAATTAAAAGAGGAACCTCCATATTCTtgtaaattgctcaccccttctaatgggaAAAACCTTGTCGAAACTGACAGAAATGACAAATTCCCAAAGAAAACATACACTTTCGACGTCACCAAGTGTGACGAAatttttgatttattagtaaaagatgacCAGATGATA gatggtcgtttgaagttCGCTGACAAAGGAAAAAACAACATGAAGGTTGATGCTGACCCCCTCAATGTTGCTGACACCAACTATGCTGAACCTGTCGACATTAACATGGTGGATGTGTCTAAGGTTGATATCACGGAGTGGGAGATGGTTTCGGCAGGAAGTATCGAGAGCCTAAATGACAACATGATCTTAAATACTGAAATTGAAGGTTCGTTCAAGTCAAGgaccactgaagacctcaggttgaagctccaaaatataaGGATTCCTGAAGTTCCCCCAGCGGGAGTCAACATGGTGAATATTGGGCAACCTTTATCTGAGATTGAAGAACCGGAAAAATGTTTGGTAAAGGAGAAGGAAAAAGGAAACTATGGAAATCCAAGGACAAATGAAAGTTTGAAGGAGTATCTCTGGAGGTGCCATGAGAAGAATGTTGGGCGAATGTTGATGTGTCCAAGATGCTCAATCATGCTGAGTTGA